The DNA region TCCACATCCGCTTCCAGCTGCATGCCGGTGCTGGAGAGGTCGCGGCAAAGGGCGGGAATCTCGCGTCCGGCATGATGCAGGACGACATGGGCTTCGACTTGCATCCGGATGAAATCGCGTTTCTCGCTATAGGCTCGATCGCTTTGGCTCATTGCCACTGTCCTCTTGTATTTGATGGACTCTCCCCGAGCTTCTTATAACTCCCGTCGATTTCTTGTGTAAAGGCAGGTTTCGACAATCGGTGCACGCTTGAATCGCCCCGCGGATGGGAGTACCGTCTGCGCCTTGAAGCGAACCCCCATACGCGCACCAGGGCCTTGGGCCGGGTGTTCAACCAGCCCGTCCCCCGGCGCCGTTTGCCTGGATACTCCATGCACAATACCAGTGCCAAGCTGCTGATCATCGATGACGACGAGGTAGTGCGCGCAAGCCTTGCAGCCTATCTGGAAGACAGTGGTTTCAGCGTCCTGCAGGCTGCCAATGGCTTGCAGGGGCTGCAGGTTTTCGAGCAGGAACATCCCGATCTGGTGATCTGCGACCTGCGCATGCCCCAGGTCGACGGCCTCGAACTCATCCGCCGCGTCAATCAACTGCAATCCGA from Pseudomonas tohonis includes:
- a CDS encoding PilZ domain-containing protein codes for the protein MSQSDRAYSEKRDFIRMQVEAHVVLHHAGREIPALCRDLSSTGMQLEADVELAIGDKVKVHIPSDHAELQGLEAEAEVVRVSDGENGGKSIGLAIISMR